From Anopheles funestus chromosome 3RL, idAnoFuneDA-416_04, whole genome shotgun sequence, a single genomic window includes:
- the LOC125770675 gene encoding basic helix-loop-helix neural transcription factor TAP — MSSYCGFDDRSFEDFDDYTSEDSGFEKSYESCAGDLTFAGCLQQQGPRKLSFDHGKLAPQLVPGPAPMDMMLADTETLPPAKKRGRQSLKDKTASLGKKELAGSFCPSLGVQTSTPIKPTPAGDGTEHKPKRKYAMGKSRITRNRSPTQVMRIKRVRRLKANDRERNRMHTLNEALERLRLTLPTFPEDTKLTKIETLRFAYNYIFSLVQLLDLDGSIQLDLEKLQSLTLSGERINKELFDAMFINPPPAGHQWGMGGPFTAGDFYNSMQQYGAVVNGPNTGEVDFAQAAGQSGQFSKQNYTLFRGAFDAAYNARSPTANQQSTYPTEYPHQHQQTASPMVMSQQRPHHPPHPHLNGTRQVAAGPPNIQPGQDPAYNRNGYYPQMTPHGVSEFRTTSNCPEMVSQQQRHSPQGNTGQTMHYNSSFYNQTPPWREGNGDPGYTGLDSGIFDEFGGATVA; from the coding sequence ATCGTTCGTTCGAAGACTTCGACGACTACACGTCGGAGGACAGTGGGTTTGAAAAGAGCTATGAGTCGTGCGCTGGCGATCTTACGTTTGCCGGCTGTCTGCAACAACAGGGTCCGAGGAAGTTAAGTTTCGATCATGGAAAACTCGCGCCTCAACTAGTCCCGGGCCCTGCTCCGATGGATATGATGCTTGCCGATACCGAGACTTTACCTCCGGCAAAGAAACGCGGTCGGCAATCATTGAAGGATAAAACGGCATCGCTGGGGAAGAAAGAACTTGCGGGTTCCTTCTGTCCAAGTCTTGGTGTTCAAACATCCACCCCGATTAAACCAACGCCTGCCGGCGATGGTACGGAGCACAAACCGAAACGGAAGTACGCGATGGGCAAGAGTCGGATCACGCGCAATCGGAGTCCTACTCAGGTGATGCGCATCAAGCGTGTCCGGCGGCTGAAGGCGAACGATCGCGAACGGAACCGGATGCATACACTTAACGAGGCACTCGAACGATTACGCTTAACGTTACCGACCTTTCCTGAGGATACTAAGCTGACCAAGATCGAGACACTGCGGTTTGCGTACAATTACATCTTCTCGTTGGTGCAGCTACTCGATTTGGATGGTTCGATACAGCTGGATTTGGAGAAGCTACAGAGTCTCACGTTAAGTGGCGAACGTATCAATAAGGAACTGTTCGATGCGATGTTCATCAACCCACCACCTGCGGGTCATCAGTGGGGTATGGGAGGACCATTTACGGCCGGTGATTTCTACAACAGTATGCAGCAGTACGGTGCCGTTGTGAATGGGCCCAATACGGGAGAGGTTGATTTCGCTCAAGCTGCTGGACAATCAGgacaattttccaaacaaaactatACCCTATTTCGTGGTGCCTTCGATGCGGCCTATAATGCACGGTCGCCAACAGCTAACCAACAGTCGACATATCCAACTGAATATCCGCACCAGCATCAGCAAACTGCATCGCCGATGGTGATGTCCCAACAGAGACCTCATCATCCGCCTCATCCGCATCTGAATGGAACACGGCAAGTAGCAGCAGGACCTCCAAACATACAGCCCGGACAAGATCCGGCTTACAATCGTAACGGTTACTACCCTCAGATGACACCGCATGGAGTGTCCGAGTTTAGAACTACATCAAACTGTCCGGAGATGGTTAGTCAGCAGCAACGTCACTCACCCCAAGGAAATACTGGTCAGACGATGCACTACAACAGCAGTTTCTATAACCAAACTCCACCATGGCGTGAAGGCAACGGAGATCCCGGTTACACCGGGTTAGATTCGGGCATATTCGATGAGTTTGGTGGTGCCACCGTAGCATGA